GCGTGAGCTTGCCCATAACAGTATCGGTATAAGCAACACGCGGATCGGCCAGTACCAGCAAAGAAGTATTGACTGGTATATTGTGTGTGGAAAGATTCAGTGTATCCAGATCAAACCCGGAATTGATGAGAGATTCCAGTCCCCATTTGTCGGCAGTATGTAACGACAATTCTCTTTCTCCTCTTTTGTAAATGCTTCTTTCCAGTTGTCCGGATACATAGTAAACCTGTGGAATTGGTTTATTCAGCAGACGGCTCAGTACTGCATTGATATTGCGTTCCCTGGGCCATGGTTTCGCCGGGGCATGCGTTCTCAGAATTGTTTTTCTTCCCTGGTATTCCAGGGTCATTAATAATTCCAGGTTTTCGGATTCCAGTTCTTTCAGGTTGGGCATTTCGGCAGCCGGTTTGAACAATGCCGGATCCACCTGTAGCATTTTTGCTTTCAGGCCGGCAATCTGTTGCAAGGTTTTTCCTGGATATTTTCTGAAGAGGCTGCTGTCAGTTTTTTGGATGCCATAATAGTACACATACTTAAAGTGGATATCTGATTTGAAACGCTGATAAGGCCACCATACTTTTTCCAGGTAAGTATTGCGTGCGGCGGGTAGCCCAAAGTTTGCTTTCTGATCCAGGAGATTGGTGTACAGGGTTATTTCCAATGGACCCTCATTCAGCTCCCTGATGAGTTCCTGTGATCTTGGATGTATGCTGTGAAGTTGTTGTGCAGTGGTATCGAAGTATACATTGTTAGCCGGACGGGAAAAAACATAACCTGTCAGTACGCAGATCAGTATCAGCGAAAGATAACGGCTCACCCTTACATACCAGACACGGCTTTCAGTGCCATGCTTCAGTCTTAATAAAGTAAATCCAATGAATGCGCAGATGATGAGAAGATAATAAATGATATCGCTGGTGGTTATGAGCCCAGACAGCATATTGGTGATCTTATTGGAGATCGCTAAGAACCAGGTGATATCCCTGAAGAATTCATACTCCTGCCAGAGTGTTTGAATGCGTGACAACAGAAACAACACCGTAAAACTGGCCAGTGCCGATACGATCTGGTAACTGGTAAGGCTAGACATGAATACTGCAATCGCAGTCAGGGCGCTGAGCAACAGGAACAAGCCCAGCAAACCAGAAAGGAGAGGAGGAAGATCAAGCGATCTGATATCAAAGAATCCAAGTACTATGAATATGCCGATGATGGCAACAAGGATGAAATTATACACCGTCAATCCCAGAAACTTACCCAGTACGATCTGCCTGAGTTTAACCGGCGATGAATACAAGAGCCTGATAGTACCATTGTTGAATTCCTTGTTGATGACGCTCATCGCCAGCAGTGGAACAAACAGGTACAAGTATTTTAAGATCACAAAAAACAGCCCACTTCCCAGGGTATTGTATATGTTTTTGGTGTAGGACTCATCAATATTATAAAAGAGAGGTTTGGGGTTATTTCTTTCCAGCATCTCGGTAGCTGCCGCATATCCCAACATTGGGTTTGTATAGAAGTAAGCTGTCATCACCAGCATGGTGAGCGCCAGGAACCAGCCAATCGGTGAATAGAACAGATGGCGGAGCTCGTTTTTGGCGATTTTGAAAATAATACGCATCAGAGTGATTTTACTTGCCTGGTAGATTAGTGATTGGATTGGGATGATAATTGTTTGAACACATCATCCAGCAATCCTTTGTCCTGACCGATTTCACGGAGTTTCCATCCTTGTTGTGCACTGGCATTGATCAGTCTGGCGTTCATCTCTTCATCACCATTGTAATGAATACGGACCTGTGAAGGATTGAGGAATTCTACGGATTCAACGCCTGGTATTTGCAGTAATGCTTCTTTGGATGGCGGGTTGTCGAATTTGACGAGTATGGCGTTTGCCTTCGTGTAATTGTTGAAAGCATCCATTGTATCGGAGAACACGATCCTCCCGCTCTCGATCATAATGATATCCCTGCAAAGCAGGTTGATCTCGGAAAGGATATGTGAGGATAATAAAACAGTGTGTTCGCGGGCAATTTCTTTGATCAGTTTTCTGGCTTCGATGATCTGGTTGGGATCAAGGCCGTTGGTGGGTTCATCCATCACCACCAGTTTAGGCTTATGGATGATGGCCTGTGCAATGCCCACCCGTTGGCGATAACCACCTGAAAGATTTTTGATGAGGCGAGAGCTGATATGAGACAGACCGCATTTGTCTTTCACTTCTTCAACAGCTTTCTTAATTTGCTTCTTATCAATTAGCCTGAGCTCTGCGCTGAAGACGAGGAATTCATCAATGGTGAGATCGGTGTACAGTGGCGCCTGCTGCGGGAGAAAACCAATTTCCCTTTTTACAGCTTCGGGGTTCTTTCGTTTATTGATCCCATTTATGAATACTTCTCCTTCGGTTTGATTCAGGGTGCCGCAGATGATATTCATGGTAGTGGATTTGCCGGCGCCGTTGGAACCCAACAGACCCACGATCCCATGCTCTGCAATTTCAATATTGATATCCCGTATGGCCCATGCCCTGGAATAACGGTGGGATAGATTTTCTGCTTTTAAGATCATCACTTTATATTTACTGTGTTTGAAATAGAACAAAAGGTCCCCCCTGATCAATGCAGCAGGCTGCTTTGACCGGTTATTGAATGCACTTCAAAAAACAGGGGAGACCTTATTCCATGGCTATGAATATTTTATTCAGGAAGTTTGAATCCGGCTTCCTGCGCGATGTTTCTGATGATGTTGAATTTTTTCAGGATGAATGCATCACCGGAATACAGAGCAGTGAACTCCTGTGCTGTGTAATAAAATGCCGCAGTGAGGAATGCCCGGCTGTCGTCCGCTTCCCTTGGAAGACAGGGATAGGTTATCTCCCTTGGACCTTCACCGGTTCCATACACTGTATATCGCAACAAGCCGGTTGGGCGTGGTGGTGGGATCATAGCCGGAGGAAGAAAAGTCAGCGGGTATCCGGAGTATACATCGATCCCCATCGACTTGAAAAATTTAGCTTCAGCTCTCGATACACTGAAAAAATCCTTTTGCAGTTTATCACCGGCAACTTTAGTCAGCCGCCTTTCAGCAATACCTGCCAGTATGGAAGCTGCGTACATCTTTCTTTCTTCACTGTTCATGACTGTTACATCCTGCACGGAAATGCCAATGGTATTGAACCCATGCCAGCTGGTCCAGCCATGTGCCAGCTCCACCTGTTTCAACAACAAACTGGTATAAAATGTATCGATCAGGAAAATGCTCGGGATCACAAATTGGTCCGGTAGCCCCGGGAGTACATTTTGTTTTACCAGGTCCAGTACAGCCGGAATATTTTCTTTATTGTCGATCAGTTTGAACTTGATATTGGCGAGATCCGATATCGAATATTCCAATGATAATGTTACATAAGAATAGCGGGGGAGCTCACCCAGATCACTGATCCTTTTTCTGTGAATGGTGTCATTATAAAAGCTGGCAATGCCGGTGCTTTCATAGAACCCGTAACGTGCATGATCTGCGGGAACATCAGGATTGTCCTTAACGATAAAATAGTTCTCATCCTGTTCACTTGGGTCCAGTGTTTTTTCTTTGCGACAGCCTGTTATCAATAACAGTCCTGCTGCCAGGCAGGGATATACTATCGATGCAACGGAATTCAACAATATATTTTGTTTCATGATGATGAGCATTGAGGTGAATGATGAAATCACTGCTTATTGTTTCAGCGGACGGCCAGGCCTTGGTTCATTGATCAGCATTCCCCGGTTGAATTCGATCTCATCATTGGGAATAGGTACAATGTATGCAGCGGCATCCTGTGCATAAGGGCTCAGTTCGTAATAACCGATCTCAGTATATCCGCTGCCGGTATTTGCGTATGCCTTGTGTTTGATCGATTTGCTGAATGGGTATTTTGCATTTACTGCATACCGGCGAAGATCGAACCAGCGATGGAATTCAAAACAAAGATCCAGTCTGCGTTCCTCCCGGATATTACTCATCAGTGCGGCGCCTTCCGTTGTGATGGCGGTCAGATCAGCAGGTTTGAACCTGTTCTTTCTTAATTCCTGTAAGCTGTTGCGGGCTTCTTCAAACTGATCTGTTGAAGCCAGCGCTTCGGCCCGGTTCAGGTATACTTCGGAAATGCGGAGGAGAAAATTATCTGATGCGTCATTGGTGGTGGCATTGATGTTCTTCCTCTTTTTTGCCGCTTTCAGGTAACCTTTGCTGCTTTGTATAAAGAAAGCCTGTCTGCGCAGATCGGTAGGGGAATAGCTGGTAGCGAGCTCATCAGACACGCGATAGAACGGGCTGCTGGCAGCATTGTCGCTCAGCCTCATGAGATCCGGAATAGCAGACCCGCCCATGGTAAAGATCACTTCAGTAGCAGAACGGGTGAGAAAATCATCCCCGGTTGTATGATTGTTGAGATCCTTTATCGGGTAACGTTGGGTATTGATCACTTTGTCTGCATATAAAACCGTCTTTTCATAATTCCCTGTATAGAGATAAACCCTGCAGAGTAATGCCTGTGCCGCAGCCTGGTTGGCTCTTGACGTGGAGGTTTGATTGGCGCCTTCCAGTTCTTTTTCTGCATCCAGCAGATCGGCAATGATCTGATCATACACCTGCCTGGTACTGCTGCGTGCAATGAACTGATCCTTGATGGTTGGATCGGTTCTTAACGGCACGCCAAAATCAGTGCCCGCAGAAGAAGGATTGTATGGTTTTCCATATAAGTTCACCAATATGTAATAATACATGGCCCGGAGAAAATGAGCTTCCCCGGAGATCCTGTTCAATGCAGCGGCAGGTTCTCCTTTGTCTCTCAGATCAGGGATGCTTTGGAGAATAGTATTGATACGGGCGATCTTATTGTAGAGTCCAATAAAATATGGATCATTTGACTGTACAACTCCATTGATATCCATGCGTGGTTCTGCCTGCCAGTAATGAAATCCTGTATAACTGTAAGGGATAGCGCCGGCATTTTCTACCTTACCCATTTCTGCATCATCATCCATGGAATGGAAATAAGACTTGTTGATATCGCCGGGCTGATTCAAATACTTATAATAGGCATCTCCCACCAGCACTTCATCCAGATCGGCAGCAGATTCAACGAAACTCTTGTTCTGGGAATAGGTAGATAAGAATTTCTTGCAGGAGCTGGTACTGATAAAAAACAAGCAAAGCAATGGGATCAATTTCCTGTTCATATATGTATGCATGGCTATGTTTTTAGAAACTGAGGTTGATATTGAGCGCATATACAGGTCTGATTGAAAGATTGATATTAGGAGCGGAGCCGGATTGTGAGGGATCCTGACCGCGTAGCGCTTTATTGGCGATTGTGAAAAGATTATTACCTGTGAGCCTTACAGTTGCTCCTTTTATACTCCATTTCTGACAAAGCTCCTTGTTGAACATATAAGCCAGCGAGATATTCTGCAATTTCAGGTAGTCTCCTGAAACCACACGCAGATCTGAATTATCATACATCTGATAATAATCACTGGCAAAATTGTTCACCGCATTCAGATATGGCGCCATGCCCCACCAGGGCACCTGCCCTGATGCGTCATTGAGTTTTTTACCTTGAATGGCTGGTATATTGGTGTACACTTCATCGCCGGGAGATCGCCATCTGTTTACGAATTCCTTCCGCAGGTTTTGTTGTGAGCCGGGTCTGAAAGTACCATACTTACCAGAGGCGATTTGCAGCAGCCTTACTTTATTGCCGATACTATAGGTGAAGGTGATATCGAGCATCCAGTTGCGGTACACAAAACTATTATTGATCCCTGCCTGTATTACAGGCTCTCTTCTGCCGGACTCCACCATTACCATTTCAAGCACCTGGTCCTTTGTCATTTTCTGGTACCGGGCAAATAGCTCGGCAGCTTTTTCAGGTTCTGCTCCGTAGAAGATCGGGTAACCATACTGGTGATCCAGGGACTTGAAGCGATAAGAATAAAAGGTGTTGATGGATTTGCCATTCACAGGCACACGGCCGTTCAGGTAATCCTCATAATTGATGGTGGCTGCATCTGCCATTACATTCCGGCTGTTCACGTTATTGTTGAGCAGAGTGTTGAATACCTGCGACATTTGTGGGTCGATCCGCCAGATAAAT
This portion of the Pseudobacter ginsenosidimutans genome encodes:
- a CDS encoding Gldg family protein, with protein sequence MRIIFKIAKNELRHLFYSPIGWFLALTMLVMTAYFYTNPMLGYAAATEMLERNNPKPLFYNIDESYTKNIYNTLGSGLFFVILKYLYLFVPLLAMSVINKEFNNGTIRLLYSSPVKLRQIVLGKFLGLTVYNFILVAIIGIFIVLGFFDIRSLDLPPLLSGLLGLFLLLSALTAIAVFMSSLTSYQIVSALASFTVLFLLSRIQTLWQEYEFFRDITWFLAISNKITNMLSGLITTSDIIYYLLIICAFIGFTLLRLKHGTESRVWYVRVSRYLSLILICVLTGYVFSRPANNVYFDTTAQQLHSIHPRSQELIRELNEGPLEITLYTNLLDQKANFGLPAARNTYLEKVWWPYQRFKSDIHFKYVYYYGIQKTDSSLFRKYPGKTLQQIAGLKAKMLQVDPALFKPAAEMPNLKELESENLELLMTLEYQGRKTILRTHAPAKPWPRERNINAVLSRLLNKPIPQVYYVSGQLERSIYKRGERELSLHTADKWGLESLINSGFDLDTLNLSTHNIPVNTSLLVLADPRVAYTDTVMGKLTQYLLQGGNMIILGEPGKQQVLNPLLKQTGIQLQDGQLVQLSKHETPEKITGFIDTTAFNLSEERTFRQSKYLWANGIYEDSLFLKIRGATSLSGKGENGFHSTPLVLSAPNKSWLKVGKLIVDSTAPVFDPAAGDQKEVSAPVITKLSRTIGQKEQRIIVTGDADILSNQGIWDGTTPMLYSMYSWTAYNKFPIYTPRPQAKDDWLLVKMKRAYIQKIVFTWILPSLVLITGVIILIRRKRK
- a CDS encoding ABC transporter ATP-binding protein, with product MILKAENLSHRYSRAWAIRDINIEIAEHGIVGLLGSNGAGKSTTMNIICGTLNQTEGEVFINGINKRKNPEAVKREIGFLPQQAPLYTDLTIDEFLVFSAELRLIDKKQIKKAVEEVKDKCGLSHISSRLIKNLSGGYRQRVGIAQAIIHKPKLVVMDEPTNGLDPNQIIEARKLIKEIAREHTVLLSSHILSEINLLCRDIIMIESGRIVFSDTMDAFNNYTKANAILVKFDNPPSKEALLQIPGVESVEFLNPSQVRIHYNGDEEMNARLINASAQQGWKLREIGQDKGLLDDVFKQLSSQSNH
- a CDS encoding RagB/SusD family nutrient uptake outer membrane protein; translation: MHTYMNRKLIPLLCLFFISTSSCKKFLSTYSQNKSFVESAADLDEVLVGDAYYKYLNQPGDINKSYFHSMDDDAEMGKVENAGAIPYSYTGFHYWQAEPRMDINGVVQSNDPYFIGLYNKIARINTILQSIPDLRDKGEPAAALNRISGEAHFLRAMYYYILVNLYGKPYNPSSAGTDFGVPLRTDPTIKDQFIARSSTRQVYDQIIADLLDAEKELEGANQTSTSRANQAAAQALLCRVYLYTGNYEKTVLYADKVINTQRYPIKDLNNHTTGDDFLTRSATEVIFTMGGSAIPDLMRLSDNAASSPFYRVSDELATSYSPTDLRRQAFFIQSSKGYLKAAKKRKNINATTNDASDNFLLRISEVYLNRAEALASTDQFEEARNSLQELRKNRFKPADLTAITTEGAALMSNIREERRLDLCFEFHRWFDLRRYAVNAKYPFSKSIKHKAYANTGSGYTEIGYYELSPYAQDAAAYIVPIPNDEIEFNRGMLINEPRPGRPLKQ